TAAGGGTTGATAAAATTCAGGTGCAAGAATTAAACAAAAGAAACCTGTGAAAAGTGTAAGCGGTGCATTATAGGTGCCAAATTCAATTTGACCTAAGTAGCTAAAACCAAAATAGACCGCCATGAGGGCAATGGAAATAGAGGTAAAAAATTCCAATACGGCAGAAGAGAGAAAAGCGAGTTTTAGCACATCCATTGTGGTTTCACGGAAATCTTCAGTGGCATTTTCAATATGCGCTGTTTGTTCAGAAGTGCGGTTAAAAAGACGCAAGGTTTCCAAGCCGCGTAAGCGATCTAAAAATTGGGCACTGAGGCGAGAAAGGGTATCCATATTTTTTTGGTTGTTGTCAGCCGCAGCAATACCGACAATGATCATAAACAGAGGAACAAGCGGGGCGGTAATCATTAAGATTAAGCCTGCAGCCCAGTTCAACGGAAATACAGCAATTAAAATAACGACTGGAACAATAGCGGAAAGGCTTTGTTGAGGCAGAAAACGGGCATAGAAATTATGTAAGTTTTCAACTTGTTCCAACATAATGCTTGCCCAACTTCCAGCTGGTTTTTGATTGATTGTCGCAGGGCCAACAAGATGTATTTTATCCAGAATTTTTTGACGAATATGATTGCGTAATAACTGTCCGCTTTGGAAACCAATTTTTTCGCGTGCCCATAAAATAATAGCACGCATCCCGAAGCCGATAATTAGTCCGATAAAATAAGGAATGAGTTCATCACGAGGATCATTTTGCATAATCAGTTTATCGAGCAAAGTCGCAAGAAAATAAGTTTGCGCGACTAAAATGAGTGCAGAAAGCGTAGCTAGGACAATGTTTGCGCGCATTAATTTTTTGATAGGTTCTTGTTGTGCGCGAAGCCATTTTTGTAAATATTTTTGGCGAAGTTTGTTCATAGTTTTATCGTGATATAGAAAAAGTTCCCCTCTTTTAAAAAGAGGGGAATCAGTTAGAGAATTTATGCTTCTTGAGCGTCTAAATAGCGTTCTGCATCCAATGCTGCCATACAACCAGTTCCCGCAGAGGTAATGGCTTGGCGATAATTATGATCCATTACATCGCCTGCTGCGAACACGCCTTCCACAGAAGTGGCTGTTGCATTTCCTTCAAGACCAGATTTTACAACGATATAGCCATTATTTAATTCTAGTTGCCCTTGGAAAATTTCCGTATTTGGCGAGTGACCAATTGCTACGAATAAGCCATCTAATTTGAGTTCTTCTTTCTCCCCAGTTTTTGTGTTGGCTAAACGTAATCCGGTTACGCCCATGTTGTCACCCAACACTTCATCTAAAGTGCGGTCAGTATGCAGAACTATTTTTCCTTCTTCTACTTTTTTGTATAAACGCTCGATAAGAATTTTTTCCGCACGGAAGCTATCGCGACGGTGGATTAAATGCACTGTACTTGCAATATTGGCTAAGTAAAGCGCTTCTTCTACCGCAGTATTTCCACCACCAATGACACCAACCGGCTTATTACGATAAAAGAAACCATCACAGGTTGCACAAGCAGAAACCCCACGACCTTTGTAGTTTTCTTCTGAAGGTAAGCCAATATAGCGTGCAGAGGCACCTGTTGCGATAATTAACGCATCACAAGTGAAATTTTGTACATCGCCAAAAAGTTTGAATGGACGAGAAGATAAATCTACGCGATTGATATGATCGAAGACGATTTCTGTCTCAAATTTTTCTGCATGTTGCAACATACGTTGCATTAAACCTGAACCAGTAGTCATCTCAAAATCACCTGGCCAGTTTTCGATTTCATCTGTGGTGGTAAGCTGGCCGCCTTGTTGCAAACCAGTCACTAATATAGGTTTTAAGTTTGCACGTGCCGCATAAATGGCTGCTGTATAACCAGCAGGGCCAGAGCCTAAAATTAAAAGTTTTGCGTGTTTGATATCTGACATAAAGAATCCTTGTTTTTCGTAAAGAGAGAATTAATTAAATTCAAGTCTATTCTAATGATTGCAATGCATGGAATTGTTCCATAGACCTTATCAATTATAAACCTTTCGATTAATAGAGCAGTGAATAAAGCAATCGGCGAAACTTATTTGTTAACGGATCAGCATTGCCCATTGCACTTAAAATGGATAAAAATTGTTGTTTAACTTCACCATTCTGCGCGCCTAAGTCGGTTTTTAAAATACCGAAAAGTAGTGTCAGTGCTTCTTCATTTCGTCCAGCTTGATGAAGTTGTACAGCAAGTTTTATTGCAATTTCAGCTGTTGGGTTTTTAGCATAATTAGCCTGTAATTGTTGGATTTCAGGTGTATCTGCTGCTTGAATTTGTAGCTTAATTTGTGCTTGTAATCCGTGCCAACGACTATCACGATCTTGCAATGGAATTTGTTTTAGAATTTCTTGTGCCGGCTCCGTTTTCTTCATTGCAATATAGGTTTCAGCGTAGAGCAGGGCGACATCACTATTTTTCTTATCAGAAAGCTCCCATGCATCTTTCAATAATGGCAATGCTGCCTCATAGTTTTCTACTTGCAAGAAATCTAATGCTTGTTGGAATTTTAAATCTTCTTCTTTTGGTAAAATAATGCTTAATCGTTGGATTAATGATGCTTTATCAAGCGCGCCTGGAAATGCATCTAATGCCTGTGCTTCTTTAAACAAATAGGTGGTTGGCAATGCTTGGATGCGGAATTGTGCGGCAATCATTTGCTCTTTTTCACAATTTACTTTTCCAAGAACAAATTGTCCTTGATATTGTTCTGCAACTTGCTCAAGTTGTGCCAAAAAATCCGCGGATTCTTTATGTGTTGGCGCGTAAAAATTGATGACAAGTGGTTTTTCTAAGGATTGTTGCAGTATTTCAGTAAGATTTTGTTCGTTGATGTCAACGATAAAAGGAAAATCAGCCATGTTTTATCCTTGTGAAAAAATAATGGCTGATTTTAGCAAAGTGCGGAAGATTTTAGAAACGTTTTACCATTTCTATTATTAAGCAAGTTTTTCTAGAATCAATTTTCCCATCATTTCAATATGTATATGCTCTACATTAAGTGCGGGAATATATTGATAAGATTGCCCGCCATTGGTTAAGAAATTTTCTCGATTTTCTTTGTCAATTTCTTCAATGGTTTCTAAACAATCTACGGAAAAACCAGGGCAAATAACGGCAATTTTTTGAATATTCTGTGTTGCAGCAGATTCTAAAAATTTGTCGGTATAAGGTTGTAGCCATTCTTCACGCCCAAAGCGAGATTGAAACGTCATTCCCCATTGGTTTTCTGTTAAGCCCAGCTTATTAACAACTGCAATAGTCGTTTGTTTACAATGTTCACGATAATAATCACCCATTTTTTCATAACGCAAAGGAATACCATGATAAGAAAATAACAAAAACTCATCGGGTTTTAACCGCGCTTTTATGGAATTGACTAACGCATCAATGTAATTCTCATCGACATGATAAGAATGGATAAAATCAAAGGGCACTAATCCTCGTTCTTCTTTAAGGGCGTTAGCGAAAGCATCAAATACTGCGCCCGTGGTTGAGCTAGAGTATTGCGGATAAAGTGGCAAAACAATAATTCGA
This portion of the Haemophilus haemolyticus genome encodes:
- the cydD gene encoding heme ABC transporter permease/ATP-binding protein CydD → MNKLRQKYLQKWLRAQQEPIKKLMRANIVLATLSALILVAQTYFLATLLDKLIMQNDPRDELIPYFIGLIIGFGMRAIILWAREKIGFQSGQLLRNHIRQKILDKIHLVGPATINQKPAGSWASIMLEQVENLHNFYARFLPQQSLSAIVPVVILIAVFPLNWAAGLILMITAPLVPLFMIIVGIAAADNNQKNMDTLSRLSAQFLDRLRGLETLRLFNRTSEQTAHIENATEDFRETTMDVLKLAFLSSAVLEFFTSISIALMAVYFGFSYLGQIEFGTYNAPLTLFTGFFCLILAPEFYQPLRDLGAYYHDRAAGIGAADAIVDFLESDYLTVHQNEKTISLESAVEISAENLVVLSTQGLALTKPLNFQIPANHNVALVGQSGAGKTSLMNVILGFLPYEGSLKINGQELHESNLAYWRKHIAWVGQNPLLLQGTIKENLLLGDIQANDEEINQALIRSQATEFTDKLGLYHEIKDGGLGVSVGQAQRLAIARALLRKGDLLLLDEPTASLDAQSENLVLHALNEASQHQTTLMITHRIEDLKQCDQIFVMQRGEIVQQGKFAELQHEGFFAELLTQRQQDIQ
- the trxB gene encoding thioredoxin-disulfide reductase — encoded protein: MSDIKHAKLLILGSGPAGYTAAIYAARANLKPILVTGLQQGGQLTTTDEIENWPGDFEMTTGSGLMQRMLQHAEKFETEIVFDHINRVDLSSRPFKLFGDVQNFTCDALIIATGASARYIGLPSEENYKGRGVSACATCDGFFYRNKPVGVIGGGNTAVEEALYLANIASTVHLIHRRDSFRAEKILIERLYKKVEEGKIVLHTDRTLDEVLGDNMGVTGLRLANTKTGEKEELKLDGLFVAIGHSPNTEIFQGQLELNNGYIVVKSGLEGNATATSVEGVFAAGDVMDHNYRQAITSAGTGCMAALDAERYLDAQEA
- a CDS encoding co-chaperone YbbN, which produces MADFPFIVDINEQNLTEILQQSLEKPLVINFYAPTHKESADFLAQLEQVAEQYQGQFVLGKVNCEKEQMIAAQFRIQALPTTYLFKEAQALDAFPGALDKASLIQRLSIILPKEEDLKFQQALDFLQVENYEAALPLLKDAWELSDKKNSDVALLYAETYIAMKKTEPAQEILKQIPLQDRDSRWHGLQAQIKLQIQAADTPEIQQLQANYAKNPTAEIAIKLAVQLHQAGRNEEALTLLFGILKTDLGAQNGEVKQQFLSILSAMGNADPLTNKFRRLLYSLLY
- the hemH gene encoding ferrochelatase, producing MTKPAKIGVLLANLGTPDSPTPKSISRYLWQFLTDPRVVDLPRCKWYPLLKAIILPLRSKRIAKNYQSIWTAQGSPLLAISRQQKDALQAYLDNQNIDTQVEIAMTYGNPSMQSAVKNLLENQVDRIIVLPLYPQYSSSTTGAVFDAFANALKEERGLVPFDFIHSYHVDENYIDALVNSIKARLKPDEFLLFSYHGIPLRYEKMGDYYREHCKQTTIAVVNKLGLTENQWGMTFQSRFGREEWLQPYTDKFLESAATQNIQKIAVICPGFSVDCLETIEEIDKENRENFLTNGGQSYQYIPALNVEHIHIEMMGKLILEKLA